The following are from one region of the Microbacterium sp. cx-55 genome:
- the kdpB gene encoding potassium-transporting ATPase subunit KdpB: MSTSTDTSLATEPAAPTGRAGSRAFSAAALAQALPGALRQLDPRELWRNPVMFLVWVGAALTTVIAIAEPFLGGAEDSGGAAVPAGFTWGIAVWLWLTVLFANLAESVAEGRGKAQAATLRQTRTSTMARRVRGYDSAADTAAAHAQTEEVASSDLTLGDVVVVSAGELIPGDGDIVHGIATVDESAITGESAPVVRESGGDRSAVTGGTRVLSDRVVVRITSKPGETFVDRMIALVEGASRQKTPNEIALGILLASLSIVFVVVVLTLNPIASYAAAPVSIPVLVALLVCLIPTTIGALLSAIGIAGMDRLVQRNVLAMSGRAVEAAGDVTTLLLDKTGTITYGNRRAANFVRLAGVGDDELARAAALSSLADPTPEGTSVVELASTRGIHVEEPAGAVVVPFTAQTRMSGLDLADGGRIRKGAGSAVAAWLEEEGSPVGASIRASLTGETDAIAQAGGTPLVVATIDAAGAGRVLGVIHLKDIVKEGLRERFDELRAMGIRTVMITGDNPLTAKAIAAEAGVDDYLAEATPEDKLALIRREQEGGNLVAMTGDGTNDAPALAQADVGVAMNTGTSAAKEAGNMVDLDSDPTKLIDIVRIGKQLLITRGALTTFSLANDIAKYFAIIPAMFMGIFPGLAALNIMQLHSPASAVTSAIIFNAIVIVALIPLALRGVRYRPASAAQILGRNLLIYGVGGVVVPFVGIKLIDLVVSLIPGF, translated from the coding sequence ATGTCCACCTCGACCGATACCTCACTCGCGACCGAGCCGGCGGCTCCGACCGGGCGCGCGGGCTCCCGCGCCTTCAGCGCGGCGGCACTCGCTCAGGCGCTCCCCGGAGCGCTCCGCCAGCTCGACCCCCGGGAGCTGTGGCGCAACCCCGTCATGTTCCTCGTGTGGGTGGGCGCGGCCCTCACGACGGTCATCGCGATCGCCGAACCCTTCCTCGGGGGCGCGGAGGACTCCGGCGGGGCGGCTGTTCCCGCGGGATTCACCTGGGGCATCGCGGTCTGGCTGTGGCTGACCGTGCTGTTCGCGAACCTCGCCGAATCCGTGGCGGAGGGCCGCGGAAAGGCGCAGGCGGCGACGCTTCGCCAGACCCGCACCAGCACGATGGCCCGTCGCGTGCGCGGATACGACTCCGCGGCGGATACGGCGGCCGCCCACGCGCAGACCGAGGAGGTCGCGTCGAGCGATCTGACGCTCGGGGACGTCGTCGTCGTGTCGGCGGGAGAACTCATCCCGGGTGACGGCGACATCGTGCACGGAATCGCCACGGTCGACGAGTCGGCCATCACGGGCGAGTCCGCTCCCGTCGTCCGCGAGTCCGGCGGCGACCGCAGCGCGGTCACCGGCGGCACCCGGGTGCTGAGCGACCGGGTCGTCGTCCGCATCACATCGAAGCCCGGTGAGACCTTCGTCGACCGGATGATCGCACTCGTCGAGGGTGCCAGTCGGCAGAAGACTCCGAACGAGATCGCCCTCGGCATCCTGCTCGCGAGCCTGTCGATCGTGTTCGTCGTGGTGGTGCTGACCCTCAACCCGATCGCCTCGTACGCGGCGGCGCCGGTCAGCATCCCCGTGCTCGTCGCGCTTCTCGTCTGCCTCATCCCGACCACGATCGGCGCGCTGCTGTCGGCCATCGGCATCGCCGGGATGGACCGGCTCGTGCAGCGGAACGTGCTCGCCATGTCGGGCCGCGCGGTCGAGGCCGCCGGTGACGTGACGACCCTGCTGCTCGACAAGACCGGCACGATCACCTACGGCAACCGTCGCGCCGCGAACTTCGTGCGGCTGGCGGGCGTCGGAGACGACGAGCTCGCCCGCGCTGCCGCGTTGTCCTCCCTCGCCGACCCGACCCCGGAGGGCACCTCGGTCGTCGAGCTCGCGTCGACCCGCGGCATCCACGTCGAAGAGCCCGCGGGCGCCGTCGTCGTGCCGTTCACCGCGCAGACCCGCATGAGCGGACTCGACCTCGCGGATGGCGGCCGCATCCGGAAGGGAGCCGGCTCGGCCGTGGCGGCCTGGCTCGAGGAGGAAGGCTCCCCGGTCGGCGCCTCGATCCGCGCCTCCCTCACGGGCGAGACCGATGCGATCGCGCAGGCCGGAGGCACCCCTCTCGTCGTGGCGACGATCGACGCGGCGGGCGCGGGTCGGGTGCTCGGCGTGATCCACCTGAAGGACATTGTCAAGGAGGGGCTGCGCGAACGGTTCGACGAGCTGCGCGCGATGGGCATCCGCACTGTCATGATCACGGGCGACAACCCGCTCACCGCGAAGGCCATCGCGGCGGAGGCCGGCGTCGACGACTACCTCGCCGAGGCCACCCCGGAAGACAAGCTCGCCCTCATCCGTCGCGAACAAGAGGGCGGCAACCTCGTGGCCATGACCGGCGACGGCACCAACGACGCCCCGGCGCTCGCGCAGGCCGACGTCGGCGTCGCGATGAATACCGGCACGTCGGCGGCGAAGGAGGCCGGCAACATGGTCGACCTCGATTCGGACCCGACGAAGCTGATCGACATCGTGCGGATCGGTAAGCAGCTGCTCATCACCCGCGGGGCGCTCACGACCTTCTCGCTCGCCAACGACATCGCCAAGTACTTCGCCATCATCCCGGCGATGTTCATGGGGATCTTCCCGGGCCTCGCGGCGCTCAACATCATGCAGTTGCACTCGCCCGCATCCGCCGTCACGAGCGCGATCATCTTCAACGCGATCGTCATCGTGGCCCTCATCCCGCTCGCCCTCCGCGGGGTCCGGTACCGGCCCGCGTCGGCCGCGCAGATCCTCGGTCGCAACCTGCTGATCTACGGCGTCGGCGGCGTCGTGGTCCCCTTCGTCGGCATCAAACTCATCGACCTCGTCGTGAGCCTCATCCCGGGTTTCTGA
- the kdpA gene encoding potassium-transporting ATPase subunit KdpA: protein MDAATIWFGILQIATVLVILGLLYRPLGDAIAYVYTSVRDWRIERGIYRVIGVDPASEQTWQAYLRGVLMFSVVGVFLVYLLQRTQEFLPYSLGLPAVPEGLAFNTAVSFVTNTNWQSYSPELTMGYTVQLAGLAVQNFVSAAVGIAVAIALVRGFARRGSGTIGNFWVDLVRGVVRLLLPLAAIAAVALIVGGVVQNFAGFTDTTTLVGGAQSIPGGPVASQEAIKQLGTNGGGFFNANSAHPFENPTPWTSVLQIVLMLAIPFAMPRAFGRIVGDNRQGYAILAVMSTLFLASLTALTWIESLGLGSAPQLAGAAMEGKEDRFGLFGSTLFGAASTLTSTGAVNSMHDSYTALGGMVPLLNMMLGEIAPGGVGSGLYGLLVLAIIAVFVGGLLVGRTPEYLGKKMRPREITLASLYILVTPTLVLAGTALSFAVPAVRDDVEATSIWNPGIHGLTEVLYAFTSAANNNGSAFAGLTANTPWLNTALGVAMLLGRFVPIALVLALAGSLASQQRLPNTTGTLPTHRPQFVGLLVVVSVVITALTYFPVLALGPLAEGLA, encoded by the coding sequence ATGGATGCGGCCACGATCTGGTTCGGCATCCTGCAGATCGCCACCGTGCTGGTGATCCTCGGGCTCCTCTACCGTCCGCTCGGCGACGCCATCGCGTACGTCTACACCTCGGTGCGGGACTGGCGGATCGAGCGCGGGATCTACCGCGTCATCGGCGTCGATCCGGCCTCCGAGCAGACCTGGCAGGCGTACCTGCGCGGTGTGCTGATGTTCTCGGTGGTGGGCGTGTTCCTCGTCTACCTCCTGCAGCGCACGCAGGAGTTCCTGCCGTACTCGCTCGGCCTGCCGGCCGTTCCGGAGGGGCTCGCTTTCAATACGGCGGTCTCGTTCGTCACCAACACGAACTGGCAGTCCTACTCGCCCGAGCTGACCATGGGCTACACCGTGCAGCTCGCCGGTCTCGCGGTGCAGAACTTCGTGTCCGCGGCGGTCGGCATCGCGGTCGCGATCGCGCTCGTCCGCGGCTTCGCGCGGCGCGGATCCGGCACGATCGGCAACTTCTGGGTCGATCTCGTCCGCGGCGTCGTGCGGCTGCTGTTGCCGCTGGCCGCGATCGCGGCGGTCGCGCTCATCGTCGGCGGCGTCGTTCAGAACTTCGCGGGCTTCACCGACACGACGACCCTCGTCGGCGGCGCCCAGTCCATCCCCGGTGGCCCGGTCGCTTCGCAGGAGGCGATCAAGCAGCTCGGCACCAACGGCGGCGGCTTCTTCAACGCCAACTCCGCGCATCCGTTCGAGAACCCGACCCCGTGGACGAGCGTCCTGCAGATCGTGTTGATGCTCGCCATCCCGTTCGCCATGCCCCGGGCCTTCGGCCGCATCGTCGGCGACAACCGCCAGGGCTACGCGATCCTCGCGGTCATGAGCACGCTGTTCCTCGCGTCCCTGACCGCGCTCACCTGGATCGAGTCGCTCGGCCTGGGTAGCGCGCCGCAGCTCGCGGGCGCCGCGATGGAAGGCAAGGAGGACCGGTTCGGCCTCTTCGGATCGACGCTGTTCGGCGCCGCATCCACGCTCACCTCGACCGGTGCCGTCAACTCGATGCACGACTCGTACACCGCGCTCGGCGGCATGGTGCCGCTGCTCAACATGATGCTCGGCGAGATCGCGCCCGGCGGCGTCGGGTCGGGTCTCTACGGGCTGCTCGTGCTCGCCATCATCGCCGTGTTCGTGGGCGGTCTGCTGGTCGGGCGCACCCCGGAGTACCTCGGAAAGAAGATGCGGCCGCGCGAGATCACCCTCGCGAGCCTCTACATCCTCGTCACTCCGACCCTCGTGCTGGCGGGCACCGCGCTGAGCTTCGCCGTTCCGGCCGTCCGTGACGACGTCGAGGCGACGTCGATCTGGAACCCCGGCATCCACGGCCTCACCGAAGTGCTGTACGCCTTCACCTCCGCCGCGAACAACAACGGCTCCGCCTTCGCCGGTCTCACCGCGAACACGCCCTGGCTCAACACGGCGCTCGGCGTCGCGATGCTGCTCGGACGCTTCGTGCCGATCGCGCTCGTGCTGGCGCTCGCCGGTTCGCTCGCAAGCCAGCAGCGGCTGCCGAACACGACGGGCACGTTGCCCACGCACCGTCCGCAGTTCGTCGGACTTCTCGTGGTCGTCTCCGTCGTGATCACCGCACTCACCTACTTCCCCGTTCTCGCGCTGGGTCCCCTGGCGGAAGGGCTTGCCTGA
- a CDS encoding potassium-transporting ATPase subunit F has translation MTVLSVIAVVLGVSAIAYLVVALVKPEKF, from the coding sequence ATGACGGTTCTGTCCGTGATCGCCGTCGTCCTCGGCGTCTCCGCTATCGCCTACCTCGTGGTGGCCCTCGTGAAGCCGGAGAAGTTCTGA
- a CDS encoding TetR/AcrR family transcriptional regulator: MQQSADSLRERRRAETGHALIRDARRRTAEMGLHGFTVEEVCEAAGVSRRTFFNYFASKEDAVLGVTLLRNDEAAVAAFLAGGDPESPDLSATLLDDLATLSIERWSVMDLAPDTFAELLAAVDREPRLLPRLLDHGAAIERADASLIEQREGLPEGDLRASIAAQVVGTIGRSTVHAFLNGGHDRPFADLYRTHLDAARQLLRSQNLLPEGPA; the protein is encoded by the coding sequence GTGCAACAGAGTGCAGATTCACTTCGCGAGCGGCGACGAGCGGAAACCGGGCACGCGCTCATCCGCGATGCTCGGCGGCGCACCGCCGAGATGGGCCTCCATGGCTTCACCGTGGAAGAGGTCTGCGAGGCCGCGGGCGTGTCTCGCCGCACCTTCTTCAACTACTTCGCCTCGAAAGAAGACGCCGTCCTCGGGGTCACGCTGCTGCGCAACGACGAGGCGGCGGTCGCCGCATTCCTCGCCGGCGGCGACCCGGAGAGCCCCGACCTGAGCGCGACGCTCCTCGATGACCTTGCGACCCTCTCGATCGAACGCTGGTCCGTGATGGATCTCGCCCCCGACACGTTCGCGGAACTCCTCGCCGCGGTCGACCGCGAGCCGCGCCTCCTCCCCCGCCTACTCGACCACGGCGCCGCGATCGAGCGTGCGGATGCCTCGCTCATCGAACAGCGGGAGGGGCTCCCCGAGGGCGACCTCCGCGCATCGATCGCGGCGCAGGTCGTGGGCACGATCGGCCGGTCGACCGTGCACGCGTTCCTCAACGGCGGTCACGATCGCCCCTTCGCCGACCTCTACCGCACCCACCTCGACGCCGCACGACAGCTGCTGCGTTCTCAGAATCTCCTCCCGGAAGGCCCCGCATGA
- a CDS encoding MDR family MFS transporter: protein MTTAPTRTAPAANAPMLLTQRRIWIIFSALIAGMLLSSLDQTIVSTAMPTIVGQLGGVEHQVWITTAYILATTIVMPIYGKFGDVLGRRRLFLVAIAIFTLASIGCAFATDFWMFVVFRAIQGLGGGGLMILSQAIIADIVPASERGKYLGPLGGVFGLSAVAGPLLGGFFVDHLTWQWAFYINIPVGLAAFIIALVALKLPNKRAVKRIDWLGVVLLSVATTCLIMFTDFGGDSEIGWTSMTTWTWGLGMAVAVALFIFVESRADDPIMPLHLFRNPIFVNATAIGLVLGIGMFAAIGFIPTFLQMSSGTSAAESGLLMLPMMVGLMGTSIASGIAISRTGKYKMFPIIGTLLTGAAMVAMTSLAASTPIWLICVYLFFFGAGLGLIMQVVVLVVQNAVPAADLGTATSSNNYFREVGAALGTAVFGALFTSRLTQNLQGVFTGAGASASDAADATATIDPATLSQLPDSVREGVVSAYADALAPVFWYLVPFIAVAFLLALFLKQIPLSDVAGLVARGEAVGGEEAERLEAAQRGTPPRKGSGSADAGSADAGSADAGAGSADAGESRATDGAGGSSAGGSDAARP, encoded by the coding sequence ATGACCACCGCCCCCACGCGCACCGCCCCCGCGGCGAACGCGCCGATGCTGCTGACGCAACGCCGCATCTGGATCATCTTTTCCGCGCTGATCGCGGGGATGCTGCTTTCGAGCCTCGATCAGACGATCGTCTCCACCGCGATGCCGACGATCGTCGGCCAGCTGGGCGGCGTCGAGCACCAGGTCTGGATCACGACCGCCTACATCCTGGCCACGACCATCGTGATGCCGATCTACGGCAAGTTCGGTGACGTGCTCGGCCGGCGCCGGCTCTTCCTGGTCGCGATCGCGATCTTCACCCTCGCCTCCATCGGTTGCGCGTTCGCCACCGACTTCTGGATGTTCGTCGTCTTCCGCGCGATCCAGGGACTCGGCGGCGGCGGGCTGATGATCCTGTCACAGGCCATCATCGCCGACATCGTGCCGGCCTCGGAGCGCGGCAAGTACCTCGGCCCGCTCGGCGGCGTCTTCGGCCTGTCGGCCGTCGCCGGTCCGCTCCTCGGCGGATTCTTCGTCGACCACCTGACGTGGCAGTGGGCGTTCTACATCAATATCCCGGTCGGACTCGCCGCGTTCATCATCGCGCTGGTGGCCCTCAAACTGCCGAACAAACGAGCGGTGAAACGCATCGACTGGCTCGGCGTCGTGCTGCTGTCGGTCGCGACGACCTGCCTGATCATGTTCACGGACTTCGGCGGCGACAGCGAGATCGGCTGGACCTCCATGACCACCTGGACGTGGGGCCTCGGGATGGCGGTCGCCGTCGCGCTGTTCATCTTCGTGGAGTCGCGCGCCGACGACCCGATCATGCCGTTGCACCTCTTCCGCAACCCCATCTTCGTCAACGCCACGGCAATCGGTCTCGTGCTCGGAATCGGAATGTTCGCCGCCATCGGCTTCATCCCGACGTTCCTGCAGATGTCCTCGGGCACCTCGGCCGCCGAGTCCGGACTCCTCATGCTGCCGATGATGGTCGGCCTCATGGGCACGTCGATCGCCTCCGGAATAGCGATCAGCCGCACCGGCAAGTACAAGATGTTCCCGATCATCGGCACCCTGCTCACGGGCGCCGCCATGGTCGCGATGACGTCGCTGGCCGCATCCACGCCCATCTGGCTGATCTGCGTGTACCTGTTCTTCTTCGGTGCCGGGCTCGGCCTGATCATGCAGGTCGTCGTGCTCGTCGTTCAGAACGCCGTTCCCGCCGCCGACCTCGGCACGGCGACCAGCTCGAACAACTACTTCCGCGAGGTGGGTGCGGCGCTGGGCACGGCCGTGTTCGGCGCGCTGTTCACGAGCCGCCTGACCCAGAACCTGCAGGGCGTCTTCACGGGGGCGGGGGCGTCCGCATCCGACGCCGCAGACGCCACCGCGACGATCGACCCCGCGACGCTGAGCCAGTTGCCGGACTCGGTGCGGGAGGGCGTGGTCTCGGCCTACGCCGATGCGCTGGCCCCGGTGTTCTGGTACCTGGTTCCGTTCATCGCGGTGGCGTTCCTGCTCGCCCTGTTCCTCAAGCAGATCCCGCTGTCGGACGTCGCGGGCCTGGTCGCCCGGGGCGAAGCCGTCGGCGGCGAAGAGGCCGAACGCCTCGAGGCCGCTCAGCGCGGAACCCCGCCGCGGAAGGGCTCGGGCTCTGCGGATGCGGGATCTGCGGATGCGGGATCTGCGGATGCGGGCGCGGGTTCTGCGGATGCGGGCGAGAGTCGGGCGACCGACGGAGCCGGCGGGAGTAGCGCCGGCGGGAGCGACGCGGCGCGACCTTAA
- a CDS encoding DUF7882 family protein, giving the protein MGQLLYDAGAQSFDIEDRALAHLRVILMNKLRRGEPFLLHLPDPQNMGIRSVWIHPAISLVLSFYGSRSPSLNREWLDELMTDANGPHGLTLGTEPAA; this is encoded by the coding sequence GTGGGACAGTTGCTTTACGACGCCGGTGCGCAGTCGTTCGATATTGAAGACCGTGCGCTCGCGCATCTGCGAGTGATCCTGATGAACAAGTTGCGGCGTGGGGAGCCGTTCTTGCTGCACCTTCCGGACCCCCAGAACATGGGTATCCGGAGCGTATGGATCCACCCCGCGATCTCGCTGGTGCTGTCGTTCTACGGCAGCCGGAGTCCGTCGCTCAATCGGGAGTGGCTCGACGAGCTCATGACCGATGCGAACGGGCCGCACGGGCTGACGCTCGGCACGGAGCCGGCGGCCTGA
- a CDS encoding MarR family winged helix-turn-helix transcriptional regulator: MAEIDARTRASQAMERLRLAEASLSRRRQTQCGPSENARAAMRLILERADAGESVTPRAISAHLGVSPAAVTGILDKLHAGGMISFAQNPEDRRSKLVVPFDRSVDADDLDPLTARVREMASDLDPKVATAVAEFLEQIVDSVDLECR, translated from the coding sequence ATGGCGGAAATCGACGCGAGGACGCGCGCATCCCAGGCGATGGAGCGACTACGGCTGGCCGAGGCCAGCCTGTCCCGGCGTCGACAGACCCAGTGCGGTCCGAGCGAGAACGCGCGCGCCGCCATGCGACTCATCCTCGAGCGAGCGGATGCGGGCGAGAGCGTGACTCCGCGCGCCATCTCCGCTCACCTCGGGGTGTCGCCGGCCGCCGTCACCGGCATCCTCGACAAGCTCCACGCGGGCGGCATGATCTCCTTCGCGCAGAACCCCGAAGATCGCCGGAGCAAGCTCGTCGTGCCGTTCGACCGGTCGGTGGATGCGGACGACCTCGACCCGCTCACCGCCCGCGTGCGGGAGATGGCGAGCGACCTCGATCCGAAGGTCGCCACCGCTGTCGCCGAGTTCCTCGAGCAGATCGTCGACTCGGTCGACCTCGAGTGCCGCTGA
- a CDS encoding DUF7882 family protein produces MGSLYYGDDRDPIEIEDRLLAHVKVVVATKLRRNESFTLSWRHASGNSGRSTIWIQPSIPLRFVFDSAEAESLDSELLTTLAASANSSGGMSLTLEHEAAAAEQNPAGTQQKPTAAA; encoded by the coding sequence ATGGGGAGCTTGTATTACGGCGACGACCGCGATCCGATCGAGATCGAGGATCGCCTGCTCGCGCACGTGAAGGTCGTGGTGGCGACGAAGCTCCGCCGCAACGAGAGCTTCACGCTCTCCTGGCGGCACGCATCCGGAAACTCCGGTCGCAGCACCATCTGGATCCAGCCCTCCATCCCCCTTCGATTCGTGTTCGATTCCGCGGAAGCCGAGTCCCTCGACTCCGAGCTGTTGACCACGCTTGCGGCGTCGGCCAACTCGTCCGGGGGCATGAGCCTCACGCTCGAGCACGAGGCTGCGGCCGCCGAGCAGAACCCCGCCGGCACTCAGCAGAAACCCACGGCGGCCGCATAA
- a CDS encoding alkene reductase, with amino-acid sequence MDIFEPLTLGRTRLANRVAMAPLTRLRAGEDGVPGDLLVEHYQQRAGLGLIITEGTYPVREGRTWIGQPGIETDAQVAGWKRVTDAVHAAGGRIALQIMHGGRISHPEITGTGRVVSASALAAPGEVRIPSGKADHPVAHALEIDELPDVVRGFADAARRAIEAGFDAVEVHGANGYLIQQFLAPSSNQRDDAYGRTPEGRARLAIEVVTAVAEAVGADRTGIRLSPEHNIQGVVDSDPAETAATYAALAAGIAPLGIAFVDILHADLRGELVQAIRRDSGTLVIGNSGFSSQTTRDEASALITEGVVDAVAVGRAAIANPDLIERWRHDAEENTPNPGTFYGPTGEGYIDYPTLARV; translated from the coding sequence GTGGACATTTTCGAACCCCTGACCCTCGGCCGAACCCGACTCGCGAATCGCGTTGCCATGGCGCCCCTCACGCGCCTGCGCGCCGGTGAGGACGGCGTGCCCGGCGACCTTCTCGTCGAGCACTATCAGCAGCGCGCCGGCCTTGGCCTCATCATCACCGAAGGCACCTACCCCGTGCGCGAAGGCCGCACCTGGATCGGCCAGCCCGGCATCGAAACGGATGCGCAGGTCGCGGGCTGGAAGCGCGTGACCGACGCCGTGCACGCCGCCGGCGGACGGATCGCCCTGCAGATCATGCACGGCGGACGCATCTCCCACCCCGAGATCACCGGCACCGGGCGCGTCGTCTCAGCCAGCGCGCTCGCTGCGCCGGGCGAGGTCCGCATCCCGTCGGGCAAGGCCGACCACCCCGTCGCGCACGCTCTCGAGATCGACGAGCTCCCCGACGTCGTGCGCGGATTCGCGGATGCCGCACGCCGCGCGATCGAGGCGGGGTTCGACGCCGTCGAGGTGCACGGTGCGAACGGGTACCTGATCCAGCAGTTCCTCGCGCCGAGCTCGAACCAGCGCGACGACGCCTACGGCCGCACTCCGGAGGGTCGCGCGCGGCTCGCGATCGAGGTCGTCACCGCGGTTGCCGAGGCCGTCGGCGCCGACCGCACCGGCATCCGCCTCTCCCCCGAGCACAACATCCAGGGCGTCGTGGACAGCGACCCCGCCGAGACGGCGGCGACGTACGCGGCTCTCGCGGCCGGAATCGCGCCGCTGGGCATCGCATTCGTCGACATCCTGCACGCCGACCTGCGCGGCGAGCTCGTGCAGGCGATCCGTCGCGATTCCGGCACTCTTGTGATCGGCAACTCGGGCTTCAGCTCGCAGACCACCCGCGACGAGGCATCCGCGCTGATCACCGAGGGCGTCGTGGATGCGGTGGCGGTCGGCCGCGCCGCGATCGCGAACCCCGACCTCATCGAGCGCTGGCGCCACGATGCCGAGGAGAACACGCCGAACCCCGGCACGTTCTACGGCCCGACCGGCGAGGGATACATCGACTACCCGACGCTCGCGCGGGTCTGA
- a CDS encoding GH1 family beta-glucosidase, whose amino-acid sequence MSAGNPDYRDSGLVFPKGFTFGSATASYQVEGAAAEDGRLPSIWDTFSRTPGKVWDGDTGDVACDHYHRWESDLDLMAELGLDAYRFSIAWPRIVPTGTGEVNQAGLDFYSRLVDGLRERGIRPVATLYHWDLPQPLEDAGGWPVRATADAFERYAEIVGSALGDRIHTWTTLNEPWCSAYLGYGQGGHAPGRHEPAAALAAVHHLNLAHGRAVQALRATSTGSPEYSVTLNFHVPRGEGPDAAEAVRRVDALANRAFTGPMLKGAYPDDLIADTAAVTDWSFVREGDLTAIAQPIDVLGVNYYSTVTVRMWDGVSPRETHDGHKGAPEGTAWPGSSDVVEFLEQPGPHTSMGWNIAPEALEQLLGSLGEQLPGLPLMVTENGAAFDDAVTDDGRIRDEERTDFLRRHLTAAHRALAAGVDLRGYFVWSLLDNFEWGYGYAKRFGIVRVDFDSQERTVKDSGLWFRELAATGVLPR is encoded by the coding sequence ATGAGCGCAGGAAACCCGGACTACCGCGACAGCGGACTCGTCTTCCCGAAGGGCTTCACCTTCGGATCGGCGACCGCGTCGTACCAGGTCGAAGGTGCGGCCGCCGAGGACGGTCGGCTTCCCTCGATCTGGGACACGTTCAGCAGAACGCCCGGCAAGGTCTGGGACGGCGACACGGGTGATGTCGCGTGCGACCACTACCACCGGTGGGAATCGGATCTCGACCTCATGGCCGAGCTCGGGCTAGACGCCTACCGGTTCTCGATCGCCTGGCCGCGCATCGTGCCGACCGGCACCGGCGAGGTGAACCAGGCCGGACTCGACTTCTACTCGCGGCTCGTCGACGGGCTGCGCGAGCGCGGCATCCGCCCCGTGGCGACGCTCTACCACTGGGACCTTCCGCAGCCCCTCGAGGATGCGGGCGGCTGGCCCGTGCGGGCGACCGCCGACGCCTTCGAGCGCTACGCGGAGATCGTCGGGTCAGCGCTGGGAGACCGCATCCACACCTGGACGACCCTGAACGAGCCGTGGTGCTCCGCCTACCTCGGCTACGGTCAGGGTGGGCATGCGCCCGGGCGGCACGAGCCGGCCGCGGCGCTCGCCGCGGTGCACCATCTGAACCTCGCGCACGGTCGCGCGGTGCAGGCGCTGCGGGCGACTTCGACGGGCTCGCCGGAGTACTCGGTGACGCTCAACTTCCACGTGCCGCGGGGCGAGGGGCCGGATGCGGCCGAGGCCGTCCGCCGCGTCGACGCGCTGGCGAACCGTGCCTTCACGGGCCCGATGCTGAAGGGTGCCTACCCGGACGACCTCATCGCCGACACGGCGGCGGTGACCGACTGGTCTTTCGTCCGCGAGGGCGACCTGACCGCGATCGCGCAGCCGATCGACGTGCTCGGCGTGAACTACTACTCGACCGTCACGGTGCGGATGTGGGACGGCGTCTCGCCCCGGGAAACGCACGACGGGCACAAGGGTGCGCCGGAGGGTACCGCGTGGCCGGGTAGCAGCGACGTGGTCGAGTTCCTCGAGCAGCCCGGTCCGCACACGTCGATGGGGTGGAACATCGCGCCCGAGGCGCTCGAGCAGCTGCTCGGTTCGCTCGGGGAGCAGTTGCCGGGGCTGCCGTTGATGGTCACCGAGAACGGTGCGGCGTTCGATGACGCGGTGACGGACGACGGCCGCATCCGCGACGAGGAGCGCACCGACTTCTTGCGTCGCCACCTGACGGCCGCGCACCGGGCCCTCGCGGCGGGTGTCGACCTGCGGGGGTACTTCGTGTGGTCGCTGCTCGACAACTTCGAATGGGGCTACGGCTATGCCAAGCGGTTCGGAATCGTGCGGGTCGACTTCGATTCGCAGGAGCGCACGGTGAAGGACAGCGGGCTCTGGTTCCGCGAGCTCGCGGCGACAGGCGTGCTGCCGAGGTAG